The following are encoded in a window of Methanomicrobiales archaeon genomic DNA:
- a CDS encoding glycosyltransferase family 4 protein produces MFYPDNSGHAMHVSELAREINPHLREQTIVAPRLDGEFREYDARLGVPIERIDAVLVKSPALRRVPGVPTLNALYYAWNAAKRVAGRKGIDLVHVHGLILGQFLLLLLRARGIRVPVVIASQGAPALITQPRVTWTLMRGLQALLFRLVRPDHVVQLDDGNMDAAFMDELKARGIPCTVVFHAIDTDRFAPPPARGSADGCVILSNHRFVPFKRVDLAIQAFNRLVRCDGGDGALLKLAGSGPLRTELERMVKDSGLSDRVEFIGEKPLDAIGQEIAAADIVVGTSTISNVNRSIQEAMACGRAVVVFDSGGTTIFRNGENAITVPPGDVGAFAEGLQRLIRDPALRERLGACARETILQQRSWKRRIAQELEVYRRVLGRGSESCGDYSAAR; encoded by the coding sequence GTGTTCTATCCTGACAACAGCGGCCACGCCATGCATGTCAGTGAGCTGGCGAGAGAGATTAACCCGCATCTGCGGGAGCAGACGATAGTTGCGCCCCGGCTTGATGGCGAGTTCCGGGAGTACGACGCCCGCCTCGGAGTCCCGATCGAGAGGATCGACGCAGTGCTCGTAAAAAGTCCCGCCTTGAGAAGGGTGCCGGGTGTCCCCACGCTCAACGCCCTCTATTATGCCTGGAATGCGGCGAAGCGCGTGGCGGGCCGGAAAGGGATCGATCTCGTCCACGTCCATGGGCTGATCCTCGGGCAGTTCCTGCTGCTGCTGCTGCGGGCACGGGGGATCAGAGTTCCGGTGGTGATCGCGTCCCAGGGGGCACCGGCCCTCATCACGCAGCCCCGCGTCACATGGACGCTCATGCGGGGGCTCCAGGCGCTCCTCTTCCGCCTGGTCCGCCCGGATCATGTCGTCCAGCTGGACGACGGCAACATGGATGCCGCCTTCATGGACGAGCTGAAGGCAAGGGGAATCCCCTGCACGGTGGTGTTCCACGCCATCGACACCGATCGGTTCGCCCCGCCACCTGCCCGCGGATCTGCCGATGGCTGCGTGATCCTCTCGAACCACCGCTTCGTCCCCTTCAAACGGGTGGACCTGGCCATCCAGGCCTTCAATCGACTGGTCCGCTGCGATGGAGGCGACGGCGCCCTGCTAAAGCTGGCCGGCTCGGGCCCTCTCCGAACGGAGCTCGAACGCATGGTGAAGGATAGCGGCCTCTCCGATCGGGTGGAGTTCATCGGGGAGAAGCCGCTCGATGCGATCGGGCAGGAGATCGCCGCTGCGGACATCGTTGTGGGTACGTCCACCATCAGCAACGTCAACCGTTCGATCCAGGAGGCGATGGCGTGCGGACGGGCGGTGGTCGTATTCGACAGCGGAGGGACCACGATCTTCCGCAACGGCGAGAACGCGATCACGGTCCCGCCGGGGGATGTGGGCGCCTTCGCGGAGGGTCTGCAGCGCCTGATCCGGGACCCGGCCCTGCGGGAGCGGTTGGGGGCCTGCGCCCGCGAGACCATCCTGCAGCAGAGGAGCTGGAAGCGGAGGATCGCGCAGGAGCTGGAGGTGTACCGGCGCGTCCTGGGGCGCGGCAGCGAATCCTGCGGGGATTATTCCGCGGCGCGCTGA
- a CDS encoding oligosaccharide flippase family protein, translating to MMQEGSAVHPSPPRRRTGFFSDLIRLVMGTTSAQLVSIAVAPILTRLYGPEAFGLLALFMAITGLLGMIACLRYEFSIVLPHSDAEGANLLGLSLALSAFFSLLTVPVFWIGGRAILELLNATELETYLWLVSLTVLVLGVFSALNYWNSRTKQFGRLSAARVTSSVTMSGAQVGAGFAGFTSGGSLIGANFLGHLVSTLILGVQIWRDDRRLFRESVRWQSMIGGFRRYRRFPLFDTVSAVLNALAWQLPVFFLAAFFSPAIVGFYSLGFRILQLPMFFVGGALAQVFFQRAAEAKLEGRLGALTEGAFRMLVGAGIFPILAVTIIGADLFALVFGEVWMEAGVYAQILSIWAFVWFISSPLSTLYLVLERQDFGLKVNALNLGTRVAALYVGGLAGDPRIALGLFAVSGIFSYGYLCLNVLDFSGVPLVAVRQFLLQRLALVVPAIAALGVLKILGAGRLTLLLAAVALGLFYYLHLIRTDVQARRLLDQLGISRPLSALRDRWI from the coding sequence ATGATGCAGGAGGGTAGTGCGGTTCACCCCTCTCCGCCGCGGCGGCGGACGGGCTTCTTCAGCGATCTCATCCGCCTGGTGATGGGGACCACATCCGCCCAGCTCGTCTCGATCGCGGTCGCTCCGATCCTCACCCGGCTCTACGGTCCGGAGGCGTTCGGGCTGCTGGCCCTGTTCATGGCGATCACCGGTCTTCTGGGTATGATCGCCTGCCTGCGCTATGAGTTCTCGATCGTCCTGCCGCACTCGGATGCAGAGGGGGCGAACCTGCTCGGACTCTCCCTGGCGCTCTCCGCCTTCTTCAGCCTGCTGACAGTCCCCGTATTCTGGATAGGAGGGAGGGCGATCCTGGAACTGCTGAATGCGACGGAGCTGGAAACATACCTCTGGCTAGTCTCGCTCACGGTCTTGGTTCTGGGCGTCTTTAGCGCCCTGAACTACTGGAACTCCCGCACGAAGCAGTTTGGCCGCCTCTCGGCCGCGCGGGTGACCAGCTCCGTGACAATGTCGGGCGCCCAGGTCGGGGCCGGGTTCGCCGGTTTCACCTCTGGCGGGAGTCTTATCGGCGCAAACTTCCTGGGGCACCTGGTATCGACCCTCATCCTCGGCGTCCAGATCTGGCGGGACGACAGGCGCCTGTTCCGGGAGAGCGTGCGTTGGCAGAGTATGATCGGAGGCTTCCGCCGCTACCGCAGATTCCCCCTCTTCGATACCGTATCCGCGGTGCTGAACGCCCTCGCCTGGCAGCTCCCTGTATTCTTCCTCGCCGCCTTCTTCTCGCCCGCCATCGTGGGGTTCTACTCCCTGGGCTTCCGCATCCTGCAGCTCCCGATGTTCTTCGTCGGCGGGGCGCTCGCCCAGGTCTTCTTCCAGCGTGCGGCAGAGGCGAAACTGGAAGGGCGGCTCGGAGCCCTGACGGAGGGCGCCTTTCGGATGCTGGTCGGCGCGGGCATCTTCCCCATCCTGGCGGTGACCATCATCGGGGCGGACCTCTTCGCGCTGGTCTTCGGCGAGGTCTGGATGGAGGCCGGAGTCTACGCGCAGATTCTGAGCATCTGGGCGTTCGTGTGGTTCATCTCCTCCCCGCTCAGCACGCTCTATCTGGTGCTGGAGCGGCAGGACTTCGGGCTGAAGGTCAACGCCCTCAACCTGGGCACCCGCGTCGCCGCTCTCTACGTCGGCGGACTCGCGGGGGATCCACGGATCGCGCTCGGTCTCTTCGCCGTCTCGGGCATCTTCTCCTATGGCTACCTCTGCCTGAACGTGCTTGACTTCTCCGGCGTGCCTCTGGTAGCGGTGCGGCAGTTCCTGCTGCAGCGGCTGGCTCTCGTGGTTCCCGCCATTGCGGCGCTCGGTGTATTGAAGATACTCGGCGCGGGACGCCTCACGCTTCTGCTGGCAGCCGTCGCCCTGGGGCTGTTCTATTACCTCCACCTGATCCGTACGGATGTCCAGGCCCGCAGACTGCTGGACCAGCTGGGGATCTCGCGCCCACTCTCCGCCCTGCGAGACCGCTGGATATGA
- a CDS encoding acyltransferase, whose amino-acid sequence MGTYYQNARGTIVIGKGSYIANNVTIVTANHDFSDLEAYQPGKDVIIGDRCWIGANSVILPGVHLGDHTIVGAGSIVTKSYPQGNLVIAGNPARPIRLLDARGEPAAESASPLGTSPSEADAARFSPSPHRSMNEPARPRSSGGCTRMPNRSRRRLPSHR is encoded by the coding sequence ATGGGCACCTACTACCAGAATGCCAGGGGCACGATCGTCATCGGGAAGGGTTCGTACATCGCGAACAATGTCACCATCGTCACGGCAAACCACGACTTCTCCGATCTCGAGGCGTATCAGCCCGGAAAGGATGTCATTATCGGCGATAGGTGCTGGATCGGGGCAAACTCTGTCATTCTGCCGGGAGTGCACCTGGGCGATCACACGATCGTCGGAGCGGGCTCCATCGTCACCAAGTCGTATCCGCAGGGAAACCTCGTTATCGCCGGCAATCCTGCCCGCCCGATCCGCCTCCTGGATGCCCGTGGAGAGCCGGCGGCGGAGTCTGCCTCTCCGCTCGGGACGTCCCCGTCGGAAGCCGACGCAGCACGGTTCTCCCCGTCTCCTCACCGCTCTATGAACGAGCCGGCGCGCCCCCGCTCGAGTGGTGGCTGCACGAGGATGCCGAACCGCAGCCGCCGGCGGCTGCCCTCTCACCGTTGA
- the wecB gene encoding UDP-N-acetylglucosamine 2-epimerase (non-hydrolyzing), translated as MITIVLGTRPEIIKMSPIVRACERRGVDYRVLHTGQHYSPEMDRIFFDELELPQPAVNLGVGSASHAVQTGRIMGGVEEVLLRERADAVLVQGDTNTVLAASLAAAKLHIPVGHVEAGLRSFDRRMPEEINRVVADHVADLLFAPTKTARRHLLAEGIPDARIAVVGNTIVDAVRQNREIADRRVRALESLGLERGGYILTTAHREENVDERARLEGILTGLRDVQRTVGMPVVFPVHPRTTSRMRQFGIEAGGIRAIPPLGFLEFLQLEANARLVLTDSGGVQEEACILGVPCVTLRENTERPETVDVGANMLGGTDPRRILAAAEEMLARRRGWENPFGDGQAGERILDRTLLL; from the coding sequence ATGATCACCATCGTTCTCGGCACCCGCCCCGAGATCATCAAGATGTCGCCGATCGTGCGGGCATGCGAACGTCGCGGGGTCGACTACCGCGTGCTGCATACCGGCCAGCACTACTCCCCGGAGATGGACCGCATCTTCTTCGACGAGCTCGAGCTGCCGCAGCCCGCCGTGAACCTGGGGGTGGGCTCCGCCAGCCACGCGGTCCAGACGGGAAGGATCATGGGCGGTGTCGAGGAGGTGCTGCTGCGGGAGCGGGCGGATGCCGTGCTCGTCCAGGGCGACACGAACACCGTGCTCGCCGCCAGCCTCGCTGCGGCGAAGCTCCACATACCCGTCGGGCATGTGGAGGCCGGACTGCGGAGTTTCGATCGCCGCATGCCGGAGGAGATCAACCGTGTGGTGGCCGACCACGTAGCCGATCTGCTCTTCGCCCCGACCAAGACCGCCCGGCGGCATCTCCTCGCGGAGGGGATCCCGGATGCGCGGATCGCCGTCGTCGGCAACACGATCGTGGATGCGGTCCGCCAGAACCGGGAGATCGCGGACCGCAGGGTTCGAGCGCTGGAGTCCCTGGGTCTCGAACGCGGCGGCTACATCCTCACCACCGCCCACCGCGAGGAGAACGTGGACGAGCGTGCCCGCCTGGAGGGTATCCTGACGGGCCTGCGGGATGTGCAGCGGACAGTCGGTATGCCTGTCGTCTTCCCCGTCCATCCCCGCACGACAAGCCGCATGCGGCAGTTCGGAATCGAGGCGGGCGGGATCAGGGCCATCCCTCCGCTCGGGTTCCTGGAGTTCCTGCAGCTCGAGGCGAATGCCCGGCTCGTCCTCACGGACTCCGGCGGGGTGCAGGAGGAGGCCTGCATCCTGGGCGTGCCCTGCGTCACCCTGCGGGAGAATACCGAACGGCCCGAGACTGTGGACGTGGGCGCGAACATGCTGGGCGGGACCGATCCGCGCCGCATCCTGGCCGCGGCGGAGGAGATGCTGGCGCGGCGGCGGGGCTGGGAGAACCCCTTCGGCGACGGACAGGCCGGAGAGAGGATCCTGGATCGCACGCTCCTCCTTTAG